In Chanodichthys erythropterus isolate Z2021 chromosome 7, ASM2448905v1, whole genome shotgun sequence, a genomic segment contains:
- the ctcf gene encoding transcriptional repressor CTCF isoform X4 produces the protein MEGGPTEAVVEDSGDAFKAKECKTYQRRREDEEVGAELLQAAGLEQAQVEGEPVVEAQQQLVESVVNVNSSVEMMVMDSLDPALLQMKTEVMEAAVGAPVGAAHEATVTTVDDTQIITLQVVNMEEQQLGLGELQLVQVPVSAVPVTAATVEELQGTLVDATAMPKDGEPVICHTLPLPEGFQVVKVGANGEVETVEQDELQAQEDQPPQQEEEEMAEAQNEDPTWSKDPDYTPPVKKVKKTKKSKLRYNTEGDKDMDVSVYDFEEEQQEGLLSEVNAEKVVGNMKPPKPTKIKKKGVKKTFQCELCSYTCPRRSNLDRHMKSHTDERPHKCHLCGRAFRTVTLLRNHLNTHTGTRPHKCTDCDMAFVTSGELVRHRRYKHTHEKPFKCSMCDYASVEVSKLKRHIRSHTGERPFQCSLCSYASRDTYKLKRHMRTHSGEKPYECYICHARFTQSGTMKMHILQKHTENVAKFHCPHCDTVIARKSDLGVHLRKQHSYIEQGRKCRYCDAVFHERYALIQHQKSHKNEKRFKCDQCDYACRQERHMVMHKRTHTGEKPYACSQCEKTFRQKQLLDMHFRRYHDPNFVPTSFVCTKCGKTFTRRNTMARHAENCTGMDSTDGENGAPPKRARGGRKRKMRSRKDDDDDDSDEHGDPDLDDIDEEEEDEPLDDEQMDVEQAPPSVPIPAPAEPPVKRKRGRPPKNAAKASPTKSIAKTTTAAAAIIQVEDESTGAIENIIVKKEPEGSDAVVAAQPVVEEVEAVEAGVETVQLAVPEAAPNGDLTPEMILSMMDR, from the exons ATGGAAGGGGGACCGACTGAGGCAGTGGTGGAAGATTCAGGGGATGCTTTCAAGGCCAAGGAATGTAAGACATACCAAAGGCGTCGAGAAGATGAGGAAGTGGGAGCAGAATTGCTGCAGGCTGCCGGGTTAGAGCAAGCCCAAGTTGAAGGAGAGCCTGTGGTGGAGGCCCAGCAACAGTTGGTCGAGAGTGTAGTTAATGTCAACAGCAGTGTTGAGATGATGGTGATGGACTCCCTGGACCCTGCCCTGCTCCAGATGAAGACAGAAGTCATGGAGGCTGCTGTCGGAGCACCTGTTGGTGCAGCCCATGAAGCCACGGTTACAACTGTCGATGACACTCAGATCATCACCCTGCAGGTGGTGAACATGGAGGAGCAGCAGTTGGGCTTGGGAGAGCTGCAGCTAGTGCAGGTGCCTGTTTCTGCTGTGCCCGTCACTGCTGCCACTGTGGAAGAGCTGCAAGGGACACTGGTTGACGCCACTGCCATGCCTAAAGATGGGGAGCCTGTCATCTGTCACACCCTGCCTTTGCCGGAGGGCTTCCAG GTGGTCAAGGTGGGTGCAAATGGAGAAGTGGAAACTGTGGAGCAAGATGAGCTCCAGGCCCAAGAGGATCAGCCTCCAcagcaggaggaggaggagatgGCTGAAGCCCAAAATGAAGACCCCACGTGGTCCAAAGATCCAGATTACACACCCCCTGTTAAAAAGGTTAAGAAGACTAAGAAAAGCAAGCTGCGCTACAACACGGAGGGCGATAAAGACATGGATGTGTCTGTGTATGACTTTGAGGAGGAGCAGCAGGAGGGACTGCTCTCTGAAGTCAATGCTGAGAAAGTTGTGGGTAATATGAAACCGCCCAAACCAACCAAAATCAAGAAGAAAG GTGTTAAGAAGACATTCCAGTGTGAGCTGTGCAGTTACACCTGTCCGCGCCGTTCCAATCTGGATCGCCACATGAAGAGCCACACGGATGAGAGGCCTCACAAGTGCCATCTTTGTGGACGAGCCTTCAGGACTGTGACGTTGCTGAGGAACCATCTCAACACCCACACAG GCACCAGACCACATAAGTGTACTGACTGTGACATGGCCTTTGTCACCAGTGGAGAGCTGGTGCGACACAGACGCTACAAGCACACTCATGAGAAACCATTCAAGTGCTCCATGTGTGACTATGCCAGTGTCGAG GTTAGCAAGCTGAAGCGGCACATTCGCTCCCACACTGGAGAACGTCCGTTCCAGTGTAGTCTGTGCAGCTATGCCAGCAGAGATACCTATAAGCTTAAGAGACATATGAGGACCCACTCAG GAGAGAAGCCCTATGAGTGCTATATCTGTCATGCTCGTTTTACTCAGAGTGGTACCATGAAGATGCACATTCTGCAGAAGCATACAGAAAATGTGGCAAAATTTCACTGCCCCCACTGCGACACAGTTATTGCTCGCAAGAGCGATCTCG GTGTGCACCTCCGTAAACAGCATTCCTACATTGAGCAGGGCAGGAAGTGTCGTTACTGTGATGCGGTGTTCCATGAGCGCTATGCTCTCATCCAGCATCAGAAGTCTCACAAAAATGAGAAGCGCTTCAAGTGTGATCAGTGTGACTATGCGTGCCGTCAG GAGCGTCACATGGTCATGCACAAGCGCACCCATACTGGGGAGAAGCCATACGCCTGCAGCCAATGTGAGAAGACTTTCAGGCAGAAACAGCTCCTGGATATGCACTTTCGGCGCTACCATGACCCCAACTTTGTACCCACATCCTTTGTTTGCACCAAGTGTGGCAAGACCTTCACTCGCAGG AATACTATGGCCAGACATGCAGAGAACTGCACTGGTATGGATTCTACTGATGGAGAGAATGGAGCTCCACCTAAAAGGGCTCGTGGTGGcagaaagaggaagatgcgCTCTAGAAAggatgatgatgacgatgatAGCG ATGAGCATGGAGATCCTGACCTTGATGACATTGATGAAGAAGAAGAGGATGAGCCTCTTGATGATGAGCAGATGGATGTGGAACAGGCTCCACCCAGCGTTCCCATCCCCGCACCAGCTGAACCTCCTGTCAAGAGGAAACGGGGCAGACCCCCCAAGAATGCAGCCAAGGCTTCTCCAACAAAGTCTATCGCCAAAACAACCACAG CAGCTGCTGCCATTATCCAGGTGGAGGATGAAAGCACAGGGGCCATTGAGAACATCATTGTGAAGAAGGAGCCTGAGGGCTCTGATGCAGTTGTAGCTGCCCAGCCAGTGGTAGAGGAAGTGGAGGCAGTCGAAGCTGGTGTAGAAACAGTGCAGCTAGCTGTCCCTGAAGCTGCACCGAACGGTGATCTTACTCCTGAAATGATCCTTAGCATGATGGACCGGTGA
- the ctcf gene encoding transcriptional repressor CTCF isoform X3, producing the protein MKYSFLMQVDSSLSECVYVLPMEGGPTEAVVEDSGDAFKAKECKTYQRRREDEEVGAELLQAAGLEQAQVEGEPVVEAQQQLVESVVNVNSSVEMMVMDSLDPALLQMKTEVMEAAVGAPVGAAHEATVTTVDDTQIITLQVVNMEEQQLGLGELQLVQVPVSAVPVTAATVEELQGTLVDATAMPKDGEPVICHTLPLPEGFQVVKVGANGEVETVEQDELQAQEDQPPQQEEEEMAEAQNEDPTWSKDPDYTPPVKKVKKTKKSKLRYNTEGDKDMDVSVYDFEEEQQEGLLSEVNAEKVVGNMKPPKPTKIKKKGVKKTFQCELCSYTCPRRSNLDRHMKSHTDERPHKCHLCGRAFRTVTLLRNHLNTHTGTRPHKCTDCDMAFVTSGELVRHRRYKHTHEKPFKCSMCDYASVEVSKLKRHIRSHTGERPFQCSLCSYASRDTYKLKRHMRTHSGEKPYECYICHARFTQSGTMKMHILQKHTENVAKFHCPHCDTVIARKSDLGVHLRKQHSYIEQGRKCRYCDAVFHERYALIQHQKSHKNEKRFKCDQCDYACRQERHMVMHKRTHTGEKPYACSQCEKTFRQKQLLDMHFRRYHDPNFVPTSFVCTKCGKTFTRRNTMARHAENCTGMDSTDGENGAPPKRARGGRKRKMRSRKDDDDDDSDEHGDPDLDDIDEEEEDEPLDDEQMDVEQAPPSVPIPAPAEPPVKRKRGRPPKNAAKASPTKSIAKTTTAAAAIIQVEDESTGAIENIIVKKEPEGSDAVVAAQPVVEEVEAVEAGVETVQLAVPEAAPNGDLTPEMILSMMDR; encoded by the exons ATGAAGTATTCCTTTTTGATGCAG GTTGATAGCAGCCTgtctgagtgtgtgtat GTATTACCCATGGAAGGGGGACCGACTGAGGCAGTGGTGGAAGATTCAGGGGATGCTTTCAAGGCCAAGGAATGTAAGACATACCAAAGGCGTCGAGAAGATGAGGAAGTGGGAGCAGAATTGCTGCAGGCTGCCGGGTTAGAGCAAGCCCAAGTTGAAGGAGAGCCTGTGGTGGAGGCCCAGCAACAGTTGGTCGAGAGTGTAGTTAATGTCAACAGCAGTGTTGAGATGATGGTGATGGACTCCCTGGACCCTGCCCTGCTCCAGATGAAGACAGAAGTCATGGAGGCTGCTGTCGGAGCACCTGTTGGTGCAGCCCATGAAGCCACGGTTACAACTGTCGATGACACTCAGATCATCACCCTGCAGGTGGTGAACATGGAGGAGCAGCAGTTGGGCTTGGGAGAGCTGCAGCTAGTGCAGGTGCCTGTTTCTGCTGTGCCCGTCACTGCTGCCACTGTGGAAGAGCTGCAAGGGACACTGGTTGACGCCACTGCCATGCCTAAAGATGGGGAGCCTGTCATCTGTCACACCCTGCCTTTGCCGGAGGGCTTCCAG GTGGTCAAGGTGGGTGCAAATGGAGAAGTGGAAACTGTGGAGCAAGATGAGCTCCAGGCCCAAGAGGATCAGCCTCCAcagcaggaggaggaggagatgGCTGAAGCCCAAAATGAAGACCCCACGTGGTCCAAAGATCCAGATTACACACCCCCTGTTAAAAAGGTTAAGAAGACTAAGAAAAGCAAGCTGCGCTACAACACGGAGGGCGATAAAGACATGGATGTGTCTGTGTATGACTTTGAGGAGGAGCAGCAGGAGGGACTGCTCTCTGAAGTCAATGCTGAGAAAGTTGTGGGTAATATGAAACCGCCCAAACCAACCAAAATCAAGAAGAAAG GTGTTAAGAAGACATTCCAGTGTGAGCTGTGCAGTTACACCTGTCCGCGCCGTTCCAATCTGGATCGCCACATGAAGAGCCACACGGATGAGAGGCCTCACAAGTGCCATCTTTGTGGACGAGCCTTCAGGACTGTGACGTTGCTGAGGAACCATCTCAACACCCACACAG GCACCAGACCACATAAGTGTACTGACTGTGACATGGCCTTTGTCACCAGTGGAGAGCTGGTGCGACACAGACGCTACAAGCACACTCATGAGAAACCATTCAAGTGCTCCATGTGTGACTATGCCAGTGTCGAG GTTAGCAAGCTGAAGCGGCACATTCGCTCCCACACTGGAGAACGTCCGTTCCAGTGTAGTCTGTGCAGCTATGCCAGCAGAGATACCTATAAGCTTAAGAGACATATGAGGACCCACTCAG GAGAGAAGCCCTATGAGTGCTATATCTGTCATGCTCGTTTTACTCAGAGTGGTACCATGAAGATGCACATTCTGCAGAAGCATACAGAAAATGTGGCAAAATTTCACTGCCCCCACTGCGACACAGTTATTGCTCGCAAGAGCGATCTCG GTGTGCACCTCCGTAAACAGCATTCCTACATTGAGCAGGGCAGGAAGTGTCGTTACTGTGATGCGGTGTTCCATGAGCGCTATGCTCTCATCCAGCATCAGAAGTCTCACAAAAATGAGAAGCGCTTCAAGTGTGATCAGTGTGACTATGCGTGCCGTCAG GAGCGTCACATGGTCATGCACAAGCGCACCCATACTGGGGAGAAGCCATACGCCTGCAGCCAATGTGAGAAGACTTTCAGGCAGAAACAGCTCCTGGATATGCACTTTCGGCGCTACCATGACCCCAACTTTGTACCCACATCCTTTGTTTGCACCAAGTGTGGCAAGACCTTCACTCGCAGG AATACTATGGCCAGACATGCAGAGAACTGCACTGGTATGGATTCTACTGATGGAGAGAATGGAGCTCCACCTAAAAGGGCTCGTGGTGGcagaaagaggaagatgcgCTCTAGAAAggatgatgatgacgatgatAGCG ATGAGCATGGAGATCCTGACCTTGATGACATTGATGAAGAAGAAGAGGATGAGCCTCTTGATGATGAGCAGATGGATGTGGAACAGGCTCCACCCAGCGTTCCCATCCCCGCACCAGCTGAACCTCCTGTCAAGAGGAAACGGGGCAGACCCCCCAAGAATGCAGCCAAGGCTTCTCCAACAAAGTCTATCGCCAAAACAACCACAG CAGCTGCTGCCATTATCCAGGTGGAGGATGAAAGCACAGGGGCCATTGAGAACATCATTGTGAAGAAGGAGCCTGAGGGCTCTGATGCAGTTGTAGCTGCCCAGCCAGTGGTAGAGGAAGTGGAGGCAGTCGAAGCTGGTGTAGAAACAGTGCAGCTAGCTGTCCCTGAAGCTGCACCGAACGGTGATCTTACTCCTGAAATGATCCTTAGCATGATGGACCGGTGA
- the ctcf gene encoding transcriptional repressor CTCF isoform X2 → MDTYGSANSTLLFTICKVDSSLSECVYVLPMEGGPTEAVVEDSGDAFKAKECKTYQRRREDEEVGAELLQAAGLEQAQVEGEPVVEAQQQLVESVVNVNSSVEMMVMDSLDPALLQMKTEVMEAAVGAPVGAAHEATVTTVDDTQIITLQVVNMEEQQLGLGELQLVQVPVSAVPVTAATVEELQGTLVDATAMPKDGEPVICHTLPLPEGFQVVKVGANGEVETVEQDELQAQEDQPPQQEEEEMAEAQNEDPTWSKDPDYTPPVKKVKKTKKSKLRYNTEGDKDMDVSVYDFEEEQQEGLLSEVNAEKVVGNMKPPKPTKIKKKGVKKTFQCELCSYTCPRRSNLDRHMKSHTDERPHKCHLCGRAFRTVTLLRNHLNTHTGTRPHKCTDCDMAFVTSGELVRHRRYKHTHEKPFKCSMCDYASVEVSKLKRHIRSHTGERPFQCSLCSYASRDTYKLKRHMRTHSGEKPYECYICHARFTQSGTMKMHILQKHTENVAKFHCPHCDTVIARKSDLGVHLRKQHSYIEQGRKCRYCDAVFHERYALIQHQKSHKNEKRFKCDQCDYACRQERHMVMHKRTHTGEKPYACSQCEKTFRQKQLLDMHFRRYHDPNFVPTSFVCTKCGKTFTRRNTMARHAENCTGMDSTDGENGAPPKRARGGRKRKMRSRKDDDDDDSDEHGDPDLDDIDEEEEDEPLDDEQMDVEQAPPSVPIPAPAEPPVKRKRGRPPKNAAKASPTKSIAKTTTAAAIIQVEDESTGAIENIIVKKEPEGSDAVVAAQPVVEEVEAVEAGVETVQLAVPEAAPNGDLTPEMILSMMDR, encoded by the exons ATGGATACCTATGGAAGTGCCAACTCTACTCTTTTGTTCACCATTTGCAAGGTTGATAGCAGCCTgtctgagtgtgtgtat GTATTACCCATGGAAGGGGGACCGACTGAGGCAGTGGTGGAAGATTCAGGGGATGCTTTCAAGGCCAAGGAATGTAAGACATACCAAAGGCGTCGAGAAGATGAGGAAGTGGGAGCAGAATTGCTGCAGGCTGCCGGGTTAGAGCAAGCCCAAGTTGAAGGAGAGCCTGTGGTGGAGGCCCAGCAACAGTTGGTCGAGAGTGTAGTTAATGTCAACAGCAGTGTTGAGATGATGGTGATGGACTCCCTGGACCCTGCCCTGCTCCAGATGAAGACAGAAGTCATGGAGGCTGCTGTCGGAGCACCTGTTGGTGCAGCCCATGAAGCCACGGTTACAACTGTCGATGACACTCAGATCATCACCCTGCAGGTGGTGAACATGGAGGAGCAGCAGTTGGGCTTGGGAGAGCTGCAGCTAGTGCAGGTGCCTGTTTCTGCTGTGCCCGTCACTGCTGCCACTGTGGAAGAGCTGCAAGGGACACTGGTTGACGCCACTGCCATGCCTAAAGATGGGGAGCCTGTCATCTGTCACACCCTGCCTTTGCCGGAGGGCTTCCAG GTGGTCAAGGTGGGTGCAAATGGAGAAGTGGAAACTGTGGAGCAAGATGAGCTCCAGGCCCAAGAGGATCAGCCTCCAcagcaggaggaggaggagatgGCTGAAGCCCAAAATGAAGACCCCACGTGGTCCAAAGATCCAGATTACACACCCCCTGTTAAAAAGGTTAAGAAGACTAAGAAAAGCAAGCTGCGCTACAACACGGAGGGCGATAAAGACATGGATGTGTCTGTGTATGACTTTGAGGAGGAGCAGCAGGAGGGACTGCTCTCTGAAGTCAATGCTGAGAAAGTTGTGGGTAATATGAAACCGCCCAAACCAACCAAAATCAAGAAGAAAG GTGTTAAGAAGACATTCCAGTGTGAGCTGTGCAGTTACACCTGTCCGCGCCGTTCCAATCTGGATCGCCACATGAAGAGCCACACGGATGAGAGGCCTCACAAGTGCCATCTTTGTGGACGAGCCTTCAGGACTGTGACGTTGCTGAGGAACCATCTCAACACCCACACAG GCACCAGACCACATAAGTGTACTGACTGTGACATGGCCTTTGTCACCAGTGGAGAGCTGGTGCGACACAGACGCTACAAGCACACTCATGAGAAACCATTCAAGTGCTCCATGTGTGACTATGCCAGTGTCGAG GTTAGCAAGCTGAAGCGGCACATTCGCTCCCACACTGGAGAACGTCCGTTCCAGTGTAGTCTGTGCAGCTATGCCAGCAGAGATACCTATAAGCTTAAGAGACATATGAGGACCCACTCAG GAGAGAAGCCCTATGAGTGCTATATCTGTCATGCTCGTTTTACTCAGAGTGGTACCATGAAGATGCACATTCTGCAGAAGCATACAGAAAATGTGGCAAAATTTCACTGCCCCCACTGCGACACAGTTATTGCTCGCAAGAGCGATCTCG GTGTGCACCTCCGTAAACAGCATTCCTACATTGAGCAGGGCAGGAAGTGTCGTTACTGTGATGCGGTGTTCCATGAGCGCTATGCTCTCATCCAGCATCAGAAGTCTCACAAAAATGAGAAGCGCTTCAAGTGTGATCAGTGTGACTATGCGTGCCGTCAG GAGCGTCACATGGTCATGCACAAGCGCACCCATACTGGGGAGAAGCCATACGCCTGCAGCCAATGTGAGAAGACTTTCAGGCAGAAACAGCTCCTGGATATGCACTTTCGGCGCTACCATGACCCCAACTTTGTACCCACATCCTTTGTTTGCACCAAGTGTGGCAAGACCTTCACTCGCAGG AATACTATGGCCAGACATGCAGAGAACTGCACTGGTATGGATTCTACTGATGGAGAGAATGGAGCTCCACCTAAAAGGGCTCGTGGTGGcagaaagaggaagatgcgCTCTAGAAAggatgatgatgacgatgatAGCG ATGAGCATGGAGATCCTGACCTTGATGACATTGATGAAGAAGAAGAGGATGAGCCTCTTGATGATGAGCAGATGGATGTGGAACAGGCTCCACCCAGCGTTCCCATCCCCGCACCAGCTGAACCTCCTGTCAAGAGGAAACGGGGCAGACCCCCCAAGAATGCAGCCAAGGCTTCTCCAACAAAGTCTATCGCCAAAACAACCACAG CTGCTGCCATTATCCAGGTGGAGGATGAAAGCACAGGGGCCATTGAGAACATCATTGTGAAGAAGGAGCCTGAGGGCTCTGATGCAGTTGTAGCTGCCCAGCCAGTGGTAGAGGAAGTGGAGGCAGTCGAAGCTGGTGTAGAAACAGTGCAGCTAGCTGTCCCTGAAGCTGCACCGAACGGTGATCTTACTCCTGAAATGATCCTTAGCATGATGGACCGGTGA
- the ctcf gene encoding transcriptional repressor CTCF isoform X1: MDTYGSANSTLLFTICKVDSSLSECVYVLPMEGGPTEAVVEDSGDAFKAKECKTYQRRREDEEVGAELLQAAGLEQAQVEGEPVVEAQQQLVESVVNVNSSVEMMVMDSLDPALLQMKTEVMEAAVGAPVGAAHEATVTTVDDTQIITLQVVNMEEQQLGLGELQLVQVPVSAVPVTAATVEELQGTLVDATAMPKDGEPVICHTLPLPEGFQVVKVGANGEVETVEQDELQAQEDQPPQQEEEEMAEAQNEDPTWSKDPDYTPPVKKVKKTKKSKLRYNTEGDKDMDVSVYDFEEEQQEGLLSEVNAEKVVGNMKPPKPTKIKKKGVKKTFQCELCSYTCPRRSNLDRHMKSHTDERPHKCHLCGRAFRTVTLLRNHLNTHTGTRPHKCTDCDMAFVTSGELVRHRRYKHTHEKPFKCSMCDYASVEVSKLKRHIRSHTGERPFQCSLCSYASRDTYKLKRHMRTHSGEKPYECYICHARFTQSGTMKMHILQKHTENVAKFHCPHCDTVIARKSDLGVHLRKQHSYIEQGRKCRYCDAVFHERYALIQHQKSHKNEKRFKCDQCDYACRQERHMVMHKRTHTGEKPYACSQCEKTFRQKQLLDMHFRRYHDPNFVPTSFVCTKCGKTFTRRNTMARHAENCTGMDSTDGENGAPPKRARGGRKRKMRSRKDDDDDDSDEHGDPDLDDIDEEEEDEPLDDEQMDVEQAPPSVPIPAPAEPPVKRKRGRPPKNAAKASPTKSIAKTTTAAAAIIQVEDESTGAIENIIVKKEPEGSDAVVAAQPVVEEVEAVEAGVETVQLAVPEAAPNGDLTPEMILSMMDR; encoded by the exons ATGGATACCTATGGAAGTGCCAACTCTACTCTTTTGTTCACCATTTGCAAGGTTGATAGCAGCCTgtctgagtgtgtgtat GTATTACCCATGGAAGGGGGACCGACTGAGGCAGTGGTGGAAGATTCAGGGGATGCTTTCAAGGCCAAGGAATGTAAGACATACCAAAGGCGTCGAGAAGATGAGGAAGTGGGAGCAGAATTGCTGCAGGCTGCCGGGTTAGAGCAAGCCCAAGTTGAAGGAGAGCCTGTGGTGGAGGCCCAGCAACAGTTGGTCGAGAGTGTAGTTAATGTCAACAGCAGTGTTGAGATGATGGTGATGGACTCCCTGGACCCTGCCCTGCTCCAGATGAAGACAGAAGTCATGGAGGCTGCTGTCGGAGCACCTGTTGGTGCAGCCCATGAAGCCACGGTTACAACTGTCGATGACACTCAGATCATCACCCTGCAGGTGGTGAACATGGAGGAGCAGCAGTTGGGCTTGGGAGAGCTGCAGCTAGTGCAGGTGCCTGTTTCTGCTGTGCCCGTCACTGCTGCCACTGTGGAAGAGCTGCAAGGGACACTGGTTGACGCCACTGCCATGCCTAAAGATGGGGAGCCTGTCATCTGTCACACCCTGCCTTTGCCGGAGGGCTTCCAG GTGGTCAAGGTGGGTGCAAATGGAGAAGTGGAAACTGTGGAGCAAGATGAGCTCCAGGCCCAAGAGGATCAGCCTCCAcagcaggaggaggaggagatgGCTGAAGCCCAAAATGAAGACCCCACGTGGTCCAAAGATCCAGATTACACACCCCCTGTTAAAAAGGTTAAGAAGACTAAGAAAAGCAAGCTGCGCTACAACACGGAGGGCGATAAAGACATGGATGTGTCTGTGTATGACTTTGAGGAGGAGCAGCAGGAGGGACTGCTCTCTGAAGTCAATGCTGAGAAAGTTGTGGGTAATATGAAACCGCCCAAACCAACCAAAATCAAGAAGAAAG GTGTTAAGAAGACATTCCAGTGTGAGCTGTGCAGTTACACCTGTCCGCGCCGTTCCAATCTGGATCGCCACATGAAGAGCCACACGGATGAGAGGCCTCACAAGTGCCATCTTTGTGGACGAGCCTTCAGGACTGTGACGTTGCTGAGGAACCATCTCAACACCCACACAG GCACCAGACCACATAAGTGTACTGACTGTGACATGGCCTTTGTCACCAGTGGAGAGCTGGTGCGACACAGACGCTACAAGCACACTCATGAGAAACCATTCAAGTGCTCCATGTGTGACTATGCCAGTGTCGAG GTTAGCAAGCTGAAGCGGCACATTCGCTCCCACACTGGAGAACGTCCGTTCCAGTGTAGTCTGTGCAGCTATGCCAGCAGAGATACCTATAAGCTTAAGAGACATATGAGGACCCACTCAG GAGAGAAGCCCTATGAGTGCTATATCTGTCATGCTCGTTTTACTCAGAGTGGTACCATGAAGATGCACATTCTGCAGAAGCATACAGAAAATGTGGCAAAATTTCACTGCCCCCACTGCGACACAGTTATTGCTCGCAAGAGCGATCTCG GTGTGCACCTCCGTAAACAGCATTCCTACATTGAGCAGGGCAGGAAGTGTCGTTACTGTGATGCGGTGTTCCATGAGCGCTATGCTCTCATCCAGCATCAGAAGTCTCACAAAAATGAGAAGCGCTTCAAGTGTGATCAGTGTGACTATGCGTGCCGTCAG GAGCGTCACATGGTCATGCACAAGCGCACCCATACTGGGGAGAAGCCATACGCCTGCAGCCAATGTGAGAAGACTTTCAGGCAGAAACAGCTCCTGGATATGCACTTTCGGCGCTACCATGACCCCAACTTTGTACCCACATCCTTTGTTTGCACCAAGTGTGGCAAGACCTTCACTCGCAGG AATACTATGGCCAGACATGCAGAGAACTGCACTGGTATGGATTCTACTGATGGAGAGAATGGAGCTCCACCTAAAAGGGCTCGTGGTGGcagaaagaggaagatgcgCTCTAGAAAggatgatgatgacgatgatAGCG ATGAGCATGGAGATCCTGACCTTGATGACATTGATGAAGAAGAAGAGGATGAGCCTCTTGATGATGAGCAGATGGATGTGGAACAGGCTCCACCCAGCGTTCCCATCCCCGCACCAGCTGAACCTCCTGTCAAGAGGAAACGGGGCAGACCCCCCAAGAATGCAGCCAAGGCTTCTCCAACAAAGTCTATCGCCAAAACAACCACAG CAGCTGCTGCCATTATCCAGGTGGAGGATGAAAGCACAGGGGCCATTGAGAACATCATTGTGAAGAAGGAGCCTGAGGGCTCTGATGCAGTTGTAGCTGCCCAGCCAGTGGTAGAGGAAGTGGAGGCAGTCGAAGCTGGTGTAGAAACAGTGCAGCTAGCTGTCCCTGAAGCTGCACCGAACGGTGATCTTACTCCTGAAATGATCCTTAGCATGATGGACCGGTGA